The DNA sequence GGTCCTCGCCGTGACGGTGACCCACCCGGCTCCCGAGGACCGGCAGGCAGCCGAAGCTCTGCGCCGGGACTGGGAGTTGTGGAAGCCCGGTGTCGAGCTGATCGAGCTCTCCTCGGACACCCGCTCGCTCGGCCGGCCGGTATCGGCGTACATCCGAGAGCTGGCGCAGACACATCCGGGAACCCAGGTGACCGTGGTCATCCCGGAGACCGAACCCGCCCACCTGTGGCAGCGGATGCTGCAGAACCAGCGCGGTTCCGTCGTCGCCCACGCTGTCCGCCGCGACACCGACGCCGTCATCTGCCGACTGCGCTTCCGCATCACCGACGACGTGCGCTGACCTGCGTTGACGCATCCCTGACGGATGCTTGACGCAGCTCGTGCGCCGCCGTCAAGACGGCGCCAATTCCTCTGCGTACACGGGGGATAGCTCGACATCGGGCGGTAGTTTCCTGCTTGTTGCGCCGCCGGGGGCCTCGATCACTCACATGACGGCCGAGGGGGTCCATGGAGTGGTCCCCGGCGGCGACACCCTCTCTCACGCACCCCTGCCCGGCTTGTCGGGCAGGGGTGTCTTGCCGAAGCCGAACTCACCAGAAGGTCCTTTCATGGCTCCCGCCGCCTCCGCGCAGCACGTTCCTCCGGGTCTCGGAACCCCTCCCAGGGCTCCGCTCAACCGGCCGTCCCGGAAACGGGCCGGGCAGGCGAACATGCTGGAGCCCGAACTCCTCGCCGCCTCGGCCCGGGAGGCCTTCGCCAAGCTCCACCCGCGCGAACTGGTGAAGAAGCCGGTGCTGTTCGTCGTCGCGGTCGGATCGGTCCTGACCACGCTCTCGGCGCTCGTCCACCCGTCCGTGTTCACCTGGGTGATCAGCGTCTGGCTGTGGCTGACAGTCCTGTTCGCCAACCTCGCCGAGGCCGTCGCCGAAGGCCGCGGACGGGCTCAGGCCGAGTCGCTGCGCAAGGCGCGTACGGACACGGTCGCGCTGCGGCTGGACCACTGGACGTACGGGGCGAACCTGCGGCACGCCGAGACCGAGGCGGTCGCGCCGGCCGAGCTCCAGCCCTTCGACTTCGTCCTCGTCGAAGCGGGGGAGCTGGTGCCTGCCGACGGGGACGTCGTCGACGGGGCGGCGATGGTGGACGAGTCGGCCGTCACCGGCGAATCGGCTCCCGTACTAAGGGAGTCGGGCGGCGACCGGACCGGTGTCACGGGCGGTACGACCGTCCTGTCGGACGCGATCGTCGTACGGGTCACCTCGCGCCCCGGGAACAGCTTCATCGACCGCATGATCGCCCTGGTCGAGGGCGCCACCCGGCAGAAGACCCCGAACGAGATCGCCCTGAACATCCTGCTGGCCGCCCTGACCGTCATCTTCATCCTGATCGTGGTCACCATCCAGCCGATGGCCGCGTACGCGGGCGCCGCCCAGTCCACGACCGTCCTGGTCGCCCTCCTCGTCACCCTCATCCCCACCACCATCGGCGCCCTGCTCTCCGCGATCGGCATCGCGGGCATGGACCGGCTCGTCCAGCGCAACGTCATCGCGATGAGCGGCCGCGCGGTTGAGGCGGCCGGCGACATCAACACGCTCCTCCTCGACAAGACCGGCACCATCACCCTCGGCAACCGCGAGGCCGCGGCCTTCATACCGCTCCCCGGCGTGGACCACATCAAGGTCGCGGACGCCGCCCAGCTGTCCTCCCTCGCCGACGAGACCCCCGAGGGCAGGTCGGTCGTCATCCTCGCCCGGCAGTACGGGCTGGAGCCGGCGGCCGTGGAGGACCTGAGCAACCCCCGGTTCACCGAGTTCAGCGCCCGCACCCGGATGAGCGGCCTGAACCTGAGCTGGGCCAACGGCGCCGGCTGCGCCATCCGCAAGGGCGCCGTGACGCAGGTCTGCGAGTGGGTGGTGGCACGCGGCGGGACCGTACCCGCGGAAGCCGCCACGTGGTCGGCCGCCGTGTCCGAATCCGGCGGCACGCCCCTGCTGGTGGCGGTCCACGACTGGGACGGCCCCCGGGTGCTCGGGATCATCCACCTCAAGGACGTGGTCAAGGAGGGCATCCGGGAGCGGTTCGCGGAGCTGCGCGCCATGGGGATCCGTACGGTCATGGTGACGGGGGACAACGAGCTGACGGCCCGGGCCATCGCGGCCGAGGCAGGTGTCGACGAGTACCTCGCGGAGGCCACCCCCGAGGACAAGTTGGCGCTCATCAAGCGGGAGCAGGAGGGCGGCAAGCTCGTCGCGATGACGGGCGACGGCACCAACGACGCGCCGGCCCTCGCGCAGGCGGACGTGGGCGTGGCGATGAACACGGGCACCTCGGCCGCCAAGGAGGCCGGGAACATGGTGGACCTGGACTCCAACCCCACCAAGCTCGTCGAAATCGTGGAGATCGGCAAGCAACTCCTGATCACCCGAGGCGCTCTGACCACTTTCTCGATCACGAACGACGTCGCGAAGTACTTCGCGATCATCCCGGCCATGTTCGCCGCGGCCTACCCGGGTCTCGGCGCGCTCAACATCATGGGCTTGACCAGCCCCACCTCCGCGATCACCTCGGCGATCATCTTCAACGCCCTGATCATCGTCGCCCTCATCCCGCTCGCCTTGCGCGGAGTCCGCTACCGCCCCGCCTCCGCGCACGACCTGCTGCGCCGCAACCTCGGTGTGTACGGCCTCGGCGGTCTGATCCTGCCCTTCGTCGGCATCAAGCTCATCGACCTGCTGGTGTCCACGATTCCCGGCCTCGGCTGAAGCCCGCCAAGGGCTTCCTTCAGCACAGACCACAGACCACAGACCCGCTACGCCGCCGGTGGGTCTGTCCGTGTTAAGGACACGTCAGGATTGTCTCAGCTGCGTGCATAAGTGATCAGTCTGCGTACGCTGGCTCCGCTGTCGATGTCGATGGCTGATTCTTTGCCGTACGACAGGAGCCCACCACGATGGCCACCCCTGCCCGCACGTCGCGCCTGCGGGCGTGGATGCTGGAAGGCTTGACCGCCGAGAACAGTTCGCCCGCCGCCAAGGAGGCGGCGGCCCAGCCGCACGGCCGTCCCTGGTGGCGGGTCATGTGCCTGACGGGTCTCGACTACTTCTCCACCCTCGGCTACCAGCCCGGCATCGCGGCGCTGGCGGCCGGACTGCTGTCGCCGCTGGCGACCATCGTGCTCGTGCTCCTCACCCTCTTCGGCGCGCTGCCGGTCTACCGGCGGGTCGCGGAGGAGAGCCCGCACGGCGAGGGCTCGATCGCCATGCTGGAGCGGCTCCTGACGTTCTGGAAGGGGAAGCTGTTCGTCCTGACCCTGCTCGGGTTCGCGGCGACCGACTTCCTCATCACCATCACCCTCTCCGCCGCCGACGCCACCGCGCACCTGGTGGAGAATCCGCACCTCACCAGCACCCTCCACGGGCACGAGGTCCTGATCACCCTGATCATGATCGCGCTGCTCGGGGCCGTCTTCCTCAAGGGGTTCAGCGAGGCCATCGGCGTCGCCGTGGTCCTGGTGGCCGTCTACCTCGGTCTGAACGTCGTGGTCGTGGCCGTCGGGCTGTGGAACGTGATGACCGAACCGCACGTCATCACCGACTGGACGACCGCGCTGACCACCGAGCACGGCAACCCGTTCATGATGATCGCCATCGCCCTCATCGTGTTCCCGAAGCTCGCGCTCGGCCTCTCCGGCTTCGAGACCGGCGTTGCGGTCATGCCGCACGTCAAGGGCGACCCCGAGGACACCCAGGCCAACCCGGCCGGCCGGATCCGTGGTGCCAAGAAGCTGCTCACGACCGCGGCCATCATCATGAGCGTCTTCCTGATCTGCTCCAGCTTCATCACCACGCTCCTGATCCCCGCAGACCAGTTCAAGCCAGGCGGCGAGGCGAACGGCCGCGCCCTCGCCTACCTCGCCCACGAGTATCTGGGCTCCGCCTTCGGCACGGTCTACGACATCTCCACGATCATGATCCTGTGGTTCGCGGGCTCTTCGGCCATGGCGGGCCTGCTCAATCTGATGCCGCGCTACCTGCCCCGCTACGGCATGGCCCCGCACTGGGCCCGCGCCCTGCGCCCGATGGTCATCGTGTTCACGCTGATCGCGTTCCTGGTCACCTGGATCTTCAACGCCGACGTCGACGCGCAGGGCGGCGCGTACGCCACCGGCGTCCTCGTCCTGATCACCTCGGCCGCCGTCGCCGTGACCATTGCCGCCCGCCGGGCCGGCGAGCGCGGCTGGACCATCGGCTTCGGGATCATCTCGGCCGTCTTCATCTACACCACGGCCGTGAACGTCGTAGAGCGCCCGGACGGCGTGAAGATCGGCGCCTGCTTCATCGCCGGCATCATGGCCCTCTCCCTCCTCTCCCGGCTCGCGCGCGTCTTCGAACTGCGCGTTACGGACGTGGAGCTCGACGACATGGCGCAGCGCTTCATCCGCGACACGTCCAACCGCACGATCCGCTTCATCGCGAACGAGCCCGACAACCGTGACCTCGACGAGTACCGGCAGAAGAAGGAACAGATCCGCGCGGACAACGACATCCCGCCCGGCGACGACGTCATGTTCGTCGAAGTCACGGTCCTGGACGCGTCCGAGTTCGAATCCGGGATGAGGGTGCGGGGCGAGGTGCTCCACGGCCGCTACCGGGTTCTGACCCTGGAGAGCTCCAGCATCCCCAACGCCCTGGCGGCTTTCCTGCTCCACGTACGAGACGAGACCGGCCAGCGCCCCCACATCTACTTCGAGTGGACCGAGGGCAACCCGATGGCCAACTTCCTGCGGTTCTTCCTCTTCGGCCAGGGCGAAGTCGCCCCCGTCACCCGCGAGGTCATCCGCGAGGCCGAACCCGACCGCGCTCGCCGCCCCCACGTCCACGCCGGCTGACGTCAGGCGACGGGGCGTCAAGAAGCCGACAGGAATCCCGCCGGCTCCTCGACGAGAGGAGGATCCGGCGGGATTCTCACTGCTGTGACCATCGACTGGCGTCCCGACCGCGGCATCCACAGGACCGTACTCGCCCTCGGGGCCGGAGGCCTGGTGGTCGTCACCACCGGCGCTGCCCTCGACGTCATGTGGCTCCTGGGCATCGGCGTCTGGGGGCTCATCGCGGCGATGGTGATCGAGCTCGTCTACCGGCCCTAGAGGGCGTCAGCCGCCGATGTCCCGGCTGCGGAAGTCCTCCAGCGTCTCGCGGCGGACGAGGAGGCGGGCCGTCCCCTCGTGGACCGAGACGACCGCCGGGCGGCCGACGAGGTTGTAGCCGGAGGCCATGGACAGCTGGTAGGCGCCGGCCACCGGTACGGCGAGCAGATCGCCGGGGTGGATGTCGCCGGGCAGTTCCACGGCCTCCGCGAGGATGTCCCCGGCCTCGCAGTGCCGGCCGACGACCGTCGTCGTACGCGGGTGGGCCGTCGAGTGGCGGCCGATGAGGCGGGGCGCGTAGCGCACCCCGTACAGGGCGGGCCTCGGGTTGTCGCTCATGCCTCCGTCGACGGCGACGAAGACCTTCTCGCCGGTGTGCTTCACGGCGAGCACCCGGTACAGGGCGACCCCGGCCGGCCCGACGACGGCCCGCCCGGGCTCGATGAGCAGCCGGGGCACGGTCAGCCCGGCGGCGGCGCAGCCCGCGACGAGCTCCGCACGCAGCCGTCGGGCCAGCGCGGTGAGGTCGAGGGTGGCTTCGCCGGGCCGGTAGGCGATGCCGTGACCGCCGCCCATGTCCAGTTCCGGCAGTTCAGTGCCGTGCATGTCGCGGACGCGGGCCATCAGCCCCACCATCCGGCGCAGGGCCACCAGGTAGGGCTTCACCTCGGTGATCTGCGAGCCGATGTGGCAGTGCAGGCCGGTCAGTTCGAGTTGTGGCTGGCCCAAGATCCGCGTGATCGCGTGCTGCGCGCCCCCATCGGTGAGGGAGAGACCGAACTTCTGGCCGTCCGTGCCGGTGCGGATCTTGTCGTGGCCGCCGGCCGAGACGCCCGGTACCACTCGGACCATGACCTTCTGGCGGCCCTCGAGCCCCACGGCGGCCGCGATCCGGGCGATCTCGGAGGGGCTGTCGATGACGATCCGCCCCACCCCGAGCCGCATCGCGGCCTCGATGTCCCGGGGCGACTTGGCGTTGCCGTGCAGCACGATGCGCTCGGGAGGGAACCCGGCGGTGACGGCGAGCTCCAACTCGCCCGCCGAGCAGACGTCGAGCCCGAGCCCCTCCTCGTCGACCCAGCGCACCATGGCACGGGACAGGAACGCCTTGGCGGCGTACAGCACATGGGCGTCGGGGAAGGCGTCCCGGTAGGTCCGGCAGCGTCCACGGACCTCGGCCTCGTCCAGTACGTAGGCCGGGGTCTCGAAGCGCTCGGCGATCTCGGCGAGGGACACTCCGCCGACGGCCAGGCCGCCGTGCGGGAGCGGGGCCGTGGACGCGGGCCAGATGGACAGTTCGCCGGTGCCGGCCGGTATGCCGGGGAGAACGGTGATGGTCATGGAGCGCTCTCCTTCACGCGGTCCGGGCGGTGGTCTCGGGTGCCTGCGGAAGCGGTGCCCCGACCGGGCCGGCGGTGGCTTCCTCAGCCACCGGGGGTGCGGTGAGGGTCGGGTCGACGGTCAGCAGACGGACTCCGAGGGGCTCGGCCATCGCGCGGAGCGCGGTTTCGGAGAGGCGGATCCAGGAATGGGCCGTACCGAGCGTGGCGGCCAGCCGTTCAGGGCTGGTGAAGCCGACAGCCGTGCGCGTTCCCAGCGGGGTGCGGAACAGCCGCACCACCTGGTGTGCTCCTCCCGACCGGGCGGGCACGTACAGGGGCCCGGCCGGGATCCGTTCTTCAGGCTCGGCGTCGTCGGCGTACTGGAACAAACACATGGGGCCCTCCCTGAGGAACCACGAGTGGCAGGTGGCGCCCCGGCTGCGGGGAGGCGGTCCGGGACGCGTCATCGAACGTATCCCCGCACCTATCCGCCTGTGATCACCCCGTAACGGGTCCCATACGGCGCCCGGCCGACTCCTTACGGATCATTGACGGCGGAACCGGGCTCCGGGCATGCGACCGACGCGCTCGGCCGCGGCCGGACGCGCTGTCAGCAGCAGTCACAGCCGGGCGGGCACGCGCAGTGGTCCTCGGCCTTGCCGGACTCGATCGCGCCGCTGCTGACGGGCACGGGGGCGCAGCAGGACTCCCCGCGCCAGGCGTCACGGCCCTCCTTGACGGCCACGGCGGCGATCACCAGGGCGGCGATCGGGTCGGCCCAGCTCCACCCGAGGAGCATGTTGGCCAGCAGCCCGGCCAGCAGGACCGCCGACAGGTAGGTGCACAGGAGGGTCTGCTTGGAGTCCGCGACGGCGGAGGCGGAGCCCAGTTCGCGGCCGGCGCGGCGTTGGGCGGCCGACAGGAACGGCATGACGGCGAGGGACACGGCGGCCAGGACGATGCCGGTGGGGGAGTGCCCGGCCTCGCCCGTTCCGGTCAGAGCACGGACGGAGTCGACTCCGACGTAGACGGCGAGCGCGAAGAAGGAGAGGGCGATGCTCCGCAGTGCCGTCCTCTCCCTGGCCTCGCGTACCTCGTGCTCCCGGGCGGAGAACTGCCAGGCGACGGCGGCCGCGGAGGAGACCTCGATGACCGAGTCGAGGCCGAAACCGACCAGCGCGGTGGAGGAGACGATCGTGCCGGCAGTGATCGCGATGACGGCCTCGATCACGTTGTAGGTGATGGTGGCGGCAACCAGCAGCCTTATGCGTCGGGCCAGTTGATCGCGGCGGGCCGGGGCCGGCC is a window from the Streptomyces sp. NBC_01244 genome containing:
- the lysA gene encoding diaminopimelate decarboxylase, which encodes MTITVLPGIPAGTGELSIWPASTAPLPHGGLAVGGVSLAEIAERFETPAYVLDEAEVRGRCRTYRDAFPDAHVLYAAKAFLSRAMVRWVDEEGLGLDVCSAGELELAVTAGFPPERIVLHGNAKSPRDIEAAMRLGVGRIVIDSPSEIARIAAAVGLEGRQKVMVRVVPGVSAGGHDKIRTGTDGQKFGLSLTDGGAQHAITRILGQPQLELTGLHCHIGSQITEVKPYLVALRRMVGLMARVRDMHGTELPELDMGGGHGIAYRPGEATLDLTALARRLRAELVAGCAAAGLTVPRLLIEPGRAVVGPAGVALYRVLAVKHTGEKVFVAVDGGMSDNPRPALYGVRYAPRLIGRHSTAHPRTTTVVGRHCEAGDILAEAVELPGDIHPGDLLAVPVAGAYQLSMASGYNLVGRPAVVSVHEGTARLLVRRETLEDFRSRDIGG
- a CDS encoding amino acid transporter — protein: MATPARTSRLRAWMLEGLTAENSSPAAKEAAAQPHGRPWWRVMCLTGLDYFSTLGYQPGIAALAAGLLSPLATIVLVLLTLFGALPVYRRVAEESPHGEGSIAMLERLLTFWKGKLFVLTLLGFAATDFLITITLSAADATAHLVENPHLTSTLHGHEVLITLIMIALLGAVFLKGFSEAIGVAVVLVAVYLGLNVVVVAVGLWNVMTEPHVITDWTTALTTEHGNPFMMIAIALIVFPKLALGLSGFETGVAVMPHVKGDPEDTQANPAGRIRGAKKLLTTAAIIMSVFLICSSFITTLLIPADQFKPGGEANGRALAYLAHEYLGSAFGTVYDISTIMILWFAGSSAMAGLLNLMPRYLPRYGMAPHWARALRPMVIVFTLIAFLVTWIFNADVDAQGGAYATGVLVLITSAAVAVTIAARRAGERGWTIGFGIISAVFIYTTAVNVVERPDGVKIGACFIAGIMALSLLSRLARVFELRVTDVELDDMAQRFIRDTSNRTIRFIANEPDNRDLDEYRQKKEQIRADNDIPPGDDVMFVEVTVLDASEFESGMRVRGEVLHGRYRVLTLESSSIPNALAAFLLHVRDETGQRPHIYFEWTEGNPMANFLRFFLFGQGEVAPVTREVIREAEPDRARRPHVHAG
- the kdpB gene encoding potassium-transporting ATPase subunit KdpB; translation: MAPAASAQHVPPGLGTPPRAPLNRPSRKRAGQANMLEPELLAASAREAFAKLHPRELVKKPVLFVVAVGSVLTTLSALVHPSVFTWVISVWLWLTVLFANLAEAVAEGRGRAQAESLRKARTDTVALRLDHWTYGANLRHAETEAVAPAELQPFDFVLVEAGELVPADGDVVDGAAMVDESAVTGESAPVLRESGGDRTGVTGGTTVLSDAIVVRVTSRPGNSFIDRMIALVEGATRQKTPNEIALNILLAALTVIFILIVVTIQPMAAYAGAAQSTTVLVALLVTLIPTTIGALLSAIGIAGMDRLVQRNVIAMSGRAVEAAGDINTLLLDKTGTITLGNREAAAFIPLPGVDHIKVADAAQLSSLADETPEGRSVVILARQYGLEPAAVEDLSNPRFTEFSARTRMSGLNLSWANGAGCAIRKGAVTQVCEWVVARGGTVPAEAATWSAAVSESGGTPLLVAVHDWDGPRVLGIIHLKDVVKEGIRERFAELRAMGIRTVMVTGDNELTARAIAAEAGVDEYLAEATPEDKLALIKREQEGGKLVAMTGDGTNDAPALAQADVGVAMNTGTSAAKEAGNMVDLDSNPTKLVEIVEIGKQLLITRGALTTFSITNDVAKYFAIIPAMFAAAYPGLGALNIMGLTSPTSAITSAIIFNALIIVALIPLALRGVRYRPASAHDLLRRNLGVYGLGGLILPFVGIKLIDLLVSTIPGLG
- a CDS encoding SAV_915 family protein, producing the protein MCLFQYADDAEPEERIPAGPLYVPARSGGAHQVVRLFRTPLGTRTAVGFTSPERLAATLGTAHSWIRLSETALRAMAEPLGVRLLTVDPTLTAPPVAEEATAGPVGAPLPQAPETTARTA
- a CDS encoding cation transporter, with product MLGPAPARRDQLARRIRLLVAATITYNVIEAVIAITAGTIVSSTALVGFGLDSVIEVSSAAAVAWQFSAREHEVREARERTALRSIALSFFALAVYVGVDSVRALTGTGEAGHSPTGIVLAAVSLAVMPFLSAAQRRAGRELGSASAVADSKQTLLCTYLSAVLLAGLLANMLLGWSWADPIAALVIAAVAVKEGRDAWRGESCCAPVPVSSGAIESGKAEDHCACPPGCDCC